ACCTCTACGAGGCGCTGGACCGCTGGCTGACCCGGGTGCCGGGCGGGCTCATGGCCTCCAACATCGGGGCCTGCGCGATCTTCGCCGCGCTCTCCGGCTCCTCGCCCGCGACCTGCGCCGCCATCGGCAAGATGGGCGTGCCCGAGATGCGCCGGCGCGGCTATCCCGCCGGCCTGGCGACCGGCTCGATCGCCGCCGGCGGCACGCTGGGCATCCTGATCCCGCCCTCGATCACCATGATCGTCTACGGCATCGCCACCGAGACCTCGATCGGCCGGCTGTTCATCGCCGGCCTGCTGCCAGGCCTCATGCTGACCGGTCTGTTCATCGCCTGGGGCCTGATCAACGCGCGCATCCAGGGCCATACCTTCGCCCTCGGTGACCGCCACTTCTCCTGGCGCGAGCGCTTGGAGGTGCTGCCCAAGATCGGGCCCTTTCTGCTGGTCATCGCCGGCATCCTCTGGGTGCTCTACGGCGGCGTCGCCACCCCCTCGGAGGCGGCCGGGGTCGGGGCGGTCTTCTGCATCCTGCTGGTCATGGTGATCTACAAGCTGCGCAGGCCGCGCGAGCTCTGGGGCGTGCTGCGCGACTCCATGCGGGAATCGGTGATGATCCTGATGATCATCGCCGCCGCGGCCCTGTTCAGCTACATGATGTCTTCGCTCTTCATCACCCAGTCGCTGGCGGAATGGATCGGCAATCTGGACGTCAATCCCTGGCTGCTGATGCTGTCGATCAACATCTTCCTGCTGATCGCCGGTTTC
The sequence above is a segment of the Kiloniellales bacterium genome. Coding sequences within it:
- a CDS encoding TRAP transporter large permease, with product MSPLILGLIVAVVTVLVLLSGAPVAFSLGFVAILFLVIFDGLGALSVVPDIFYGGLDNFALLSIPMFILMGGAIASSRAGADLYEALDRWLTRVPGGLMASNIGACAIFAALSGSSPATCAAIGKMGVPEMRRRGYPAGLATGSIAAGGTLGILIPPSITMIVYGIATETSIGRLFIAGLLPGLMLTGLFIAWGLINARIQGHTFALGDRHFSWRERLEVLPKIGPFLLVIAGILWVLYGGVATPSEAAGVGAVFCILLVMVIYKLRRPRELWGVLRDSMRESVMILMIIAAAALFSYMMSSLFITQSLAEWIGNLDVNPWLLMLSINIFLLIAGFFLPPVAVILMTAPTLVPIVEAAGFDPIWFAVVLTINMEIGLITPPVGLNLYVINGIAPDVRLQTILWGALPFMLCMILGIVLLCLFPGIALWLPEVLMGPGL